In Primulina eburnea isolate SZY01 chromosome 5, ASM2296580v1, whole genome shotgun sequence, a single window of DNA contains:
- the LOC140832708 gene encoding dirigent protein 2, with product MLSRIIYCTAVLLATIAVVLLALFSPQPYRKNLTPFVALSFYIRQPRVTGPEARPVEPPPPPPPAGALIFHHTLTEGPENTSRVVGKAQGFIIPVESFAHSAFNIIYLTIYTNEYSGSISIQAKSLTHKEREVLSIVGGTGSFAFVRGLAVFAKTDEAIYHIKLHLKFSNGS from the coding sequence ATGCTGTCAAGAATCATATATTGCACCGCTGTCCTTTTAGCCACAATCGCAGTCGTACTACTTGCTTTATTCTCACCACAGCCTTATAGAAAGAACCTGACACCCTTTGTAGCCCTGTCATTCTACATTCGACAACCACGAGTCACTGGCCCCGAAGCCCGTCCGGTGgaaccaccaccaccaccaccacctgcCGGAGCTCTGATATTCCACCACACACTAACAGAGGGACCCGAAAACACGTCTCGAGTAGTCGGGAAAGCACAAGGTTTTATAATCCCTGTGGAAAGCTTTGCGCATTCGGCGTTCAATATCATTTATCTTACCATATATACAAATGAATATTCGGGCAGCATCAGCATCCAGGCCAAAAGCTTAACCCACAAAGAAAGAGAAGTATTGAGTATTGTGGGTGGCACAGGGTCCTTTGCTTTCGTGCGTGGCCTAGCTGTTTTTGCTAAAACGGATGAGGCAATTTATCATATAAAATTGCACTTGAAATTTTCTAATGGCTCCTAA